The nucleotide sequence ATGATCTGGGTTGCTGAAGGAAATGGAAAACTGGTATCTCATATATACATAGAGCTAATTGAAAAAGTCCCGAGGCCAGGAAGAACAACCTATCCTTTTGCTTACATGACCAACGTGTATACCATTCCTGAATATAGAAATAAGGGGATTGGGAGTATGGTGCTAGGCTCGATTAATCAGTGGATTAAAGATACTAAGTGTGAATTTGTTATTGTTTGGCCAAGTGATGATGCCATTGATTATTATAAGAAAAATGGGTATGCATATTGTGTAGAGCCGATGGAATATTTTCCTTCTTAAGTGAACGATTTAGTTCTTACGTTTGCCTTTGTTCATCGACAGAAATCGATGGCTGGGGCAAACGATAAGCCTCTAACTGTACTTGGATTTCACTCTATGATAATAGCCAAAAGATAAAAGAACGGTTCCTATGACAGCAGCTGTTGAAATGTAAACGCCATCCCAATCCTCCGAACTCCCTGCCAGGATCCAGACCTCATATGTGATAAAGATGAGTGATAAGACAATGACAATTCCCAACAGCATGGAACGGGCAATTTGTTTTGCTTCTGCAAGAGTCGTCTTTGGATTTGTTTTTTCACCTGAAACCATTTTACGGACTGCAAACAGCAAAACGAAAAGTCCCGCAGTAAGCAATAGAACATGCATCATATCTGAATCTCCTTTCTTCATTACTATTGGAAAATACTGATAAGATGAGTTTATCATAGGAAGGCTGAATTCAGATATATAAATTAGACCTCTCTGTTGAAAGAAATAAATGTTTCTTGAATGAAAAAAGGTGTTGTTACTGGTGTATCTATTTGGAATAATTAATATGGATCAGGCGGATGAAGAGGATGCCTTGCCTGACTGCGGACTCAAGAGAATGAAAGAGCTCTAGAGTTCCTGATTCATAGAAACTACATACAAAGGAAAGATAGATGATGAAATTCATTAAACGATTTATTTTAAACCGGCCTGCTGAAAAGCGGCTGGCATATTTTTACGGAATGATTGCAACAGATGAGCAGGTGTGGCTGCTTAAGGACGAGAATGGAGAATTGGTTCTAATTGAAGATGAACTTGGAGAGTATCCATTTTTACTGCCGGTTTGGCCAAGTCGAAGCTTTGCCGAGATGGAGGCAGCGCATGTCAATAAATCAGCAGCAGCATTCAACATGCCGCTTTCGGAATTTCTAGAAGAACTGCTGGTGGATATTGAAAAAGACGGGGGAGCTGCAGCCATTTTTCCAAACGAAAAGAATACGAGCATACAAAATCGTGACGAGATAAAGGAAATGCTCACCCGTATTTAATGGTCATCTAATTTGCTTCTGACAGGAGCGTCAATCAAGAAGGATTGGCGCTTTTTATGGCGAACTGTATTGGAATATTTGTATAAGGGGCCCTGTTCTATGAAAAAACTGTTAGCTGGAGCATTGCTCTTACTAAGCTGCTCTGTCTACATCCTGTTTAAACTGTTTCAAAGCCAACTGCACCTCCCCCATTTCTCCGCAGACGCCGTCAATCCCATAAGCTTTGAATGGAACAGCATTAATATCGACACCAAGTTTCAGGTGGGAGAACCCGGGTCTGTTTACCGAATCTGGTTAACGCCCATATACGTAATCGCAGGCTTGTCACTTATACTAATGTTTTTGCCATTGAAGAAGAGAAAAAGCAAAGTCTGAACATTCTCCTATAGCCAGCTAAATTGAAGCATAGGCCGACAGCTGCCTGATGAACAGCTTTCGCTATAGAGGGAAATAAGAAAGGGGAGGAACACAATGAAGAAAGATAAAAGTAAAATCAATACGGATGACGGCTGGAACCGTACTGTTTTCGGCAGTCCAACAATTGGCGGTTTTGCCGTCATCGGATTAATTGCCGTTTATATCGGATATCAATGGTTAGCCGGGTGATCGGCTGTTAATGAGGTGATTTTTATTTTACAAGTGGATAAGAAACCATGGCTGTTCATCAGTTCATTGATTTTGACAGTTTTCCTGTCATTTATTCCTGGCATAGGATACCGGGAGGAAGGAAACTACCGGTTTTTTGGAATGCCGGCTCAATGGCTTGGGTACTACGGAGACGACAAATCAGCTTCGAAATCTGGGGTTTTCTGTTGAATGTATGTATCATGTATTGGCTTTTATTTGGTGTCGTCAAACTGGTAAGTGGAAGATCTTCATGAAGATGATTTCCTGTTAAAAAGACGGATTTTATAAAGATGGAACGAAAAAATCAAATGAGGTGTCTCACATAGAAAAAGTGCCGGCAAATACTCTCCTTAAGATTGAAGAGGATCTTAAGAAAAACGATTTAGGGAAAGCCAGGGACAGACTGCATGGATTAATTGCAACGTACCCTGATGAATTAGAGCTCCGCAGAAAATTAGGGGATATTTACTATGCATTGAAGTACCCGTCAATGGCAGGACGCTACTGGTATTTGGAAAAGAATAAAACACTTGAGATGCAGCATGCCTGTATTGAATTCGAAAAATCGATGGGTAATGATCCTTTTCAGATTGTAAGAGCTTTAAAGTTTAAAGGTGATAAAGAAATAGTAAAAGATCTGGAATTCAGTGAGAATTTTTCACCTGTACAAAAAAAAGTAACTGAAAAACTGCTGGAGGAACCTGAGGATTCAGTGTTTGATAAACTGCTTGTTGCCGGCTGTCTTACAGTCTTAGTAGGTACCGTTCTATTTGCTGTTTTAGGAGTGTATTCTTTTGTGGAATGGCTAATGTAGCAAGGGGAAATATGCATGAAAAATGATAGGAGCGGATATTTTGTCAAAAGGAATGATCCATCACATTGAAATATATGTGTCTGATTTAAAAAGATCCATTGAATTCTGGGGTTGGTTTCTTGAAGACCTGGGTTACAGAAGGTATCAAGAATGGGACCAGGGACAGAGCTGGAAAATCGAAGATACTTACCTTGTCTTCGTACAAACACAGGAACGATATATGGATGTTTCTTTTAATAGGTGTCGAGTTGGCCTAAACCATCTGGCCTTTCACTCGAGTTCACGAGAGCACGTAGTTGAAATGACAAGTAAATTAAAGTCGAAAGGGATACCAATCCTTTATCCGGATAAACATCCATTCGCAGGTGGTAATGAACATTATGCCGTGTATTTTGAAGATCCGGATAGAATAAAAGTGGAACTTGTAGCGCCCTTTTAGTAATTGGGAGCG is from Bacillus sp. FSL H8-0547 and encodes:
- a CDS encoding GNAT family N-acetyltransferase, whose amino-acid sequence is MKTGEEYHLKIRFAEEKDIDQLIKMRWDFTIEHDESKKSSSFTDFEKECRSFLEHAIKGDRWMIWVAEGNGKLVSHIYIELIEKVPRPGRTTYPFAYMTNVYTIPEYRNKGIGSMVLGSINQWIKDTKCEFVIVWPSDDAIDYYKKNGYAYCVEPMEYFPS
- a CDS encoding DUF2750 domain-containing protein, which produces MMKFIKRFILNRPAEKRLAYFYGMIATDEQVWLLKDENGELVLIEDELGEYPFLLPVWPSRSFAEMEAAHVNKSAAAFNMPLSEFLEELLVDIEKDGGAAAIFPNEKNTSIQNRDEIKEMLTRI
- a CDS encoding DUF6584 family protein; this translates as MSHIEKVPANTLLKIEEDLKKNDLGKARDRLHGLIATYPDELELRRKLGDIYYALKYPSMAGRYWYLEKNKTLEMQHACIEFEKSMGNDPFQIVRALKFKGDKEIVKDLEFSENFSPVQKKVTEKLLEEPEDSVFDKLLVAGCLTVLVGTVLFAVLGVYSFVEWLM
- a CDS encoding VOC family protein codes for the protein MSKGMIHHIEIYVSDLKRSIEFWGWFLEDLGYRRYQEWDQGQSWKIEDTYLVFVQTQERYMDVSFNRCRVGLNHLAFHSSSREHVVEMTSKLKSKGIPILYPDKHPFAGGNEHYAVYFEDPDRIKVELVAPF